CTTATTTACTTTCTTCACCGGCATAGCCTTTTGCTACTATGCGGCTGCTTTTGATATATATACCCGTATGCTAGGTTCGGGATCGTTCGGCCTTGACCGAGGGTCTCTCCCTTACTTCAAACACATACACGTATTGTCTCTATACTGTTGTCTTCTCTTGTAATTTTTTTTCTCTTTCAATATGTCAAAGAACTCTTTTTCCGGTTTGTTTCTTCGGAGCATCTGTCGATGGTCCTACCGGAGATGTGGAGAATAACGGATTCGAACCGTTGACCCCCTGCGTGCAAGGCAGGTGCTCTAGCCAGCTGAGCTAATTCCCCTTAACTTTTCGTAGTCCCGAGCAGATTTGAACTGCTGACCCCTACATTATCAGTGTAGTGCTCTAACCAACTGAGCTACGGGACTAGCTATTTCCTGTTCATCTATCTCTCTCGGTCCTGCTCCTTTCGGGGCGGGCACTTTCTTCTGATGTTTTTTTCTTCTTTTGCAATCATATGTAACGTGACGAGTACCGATCCGCGATACTCTAGAAAGGAGGTATTCCAGCCGCACCTTCCGGTACGGCTACCTTGTTACGACTTAGCCCCAATTATCGGTTTTACCCTAACACGCTCCTTGCGGTAACATGCTTTAGGTACCCCCAACTTTCATGGCTTGACGGGCGGTGTGTACAAGGCCCGGGAACGTATTCACCGCGTCATTGCTGATACGCGATTACTAGCGAATCCAACTTCATGGGGTCGAGTTGCAGACCCCAATCCGAACTGTGAATGGCTTTTAGAGATTAGCATCATATTGCTATGTAGCTGCCCGCTGTACCATCCATTGTAGCACGTGTGTAGCCCCGGACGTAAGGGCCATGATGACTTGACGTCGTCCCCACCTTCCTCACTGTTTGCACAGGCAGTCTGTTTAGAGTCCCCACCATGACATGCTGGCAACTAAACATAGGGGTTGCGCTCGTTGCGGGACTTAACCCAACACCTCACGGCACGAGCTGACGACAGCCATGCAGCACCTAGTTTCGTGTCCCGAAGGACGGATGCGTCTCTGCATCCTTCACTAACTTTCAAGCCCGGGTAAGGTTCCTCGCGTATCATCGAATTAAACCACATGCTCCTCCGCTTGTGCGGGCCCCCGTCAATTCCTTTGAGTTTCACCCTTGCGGGCGTACTCCCCAGGTGGATAACTTAACGCTTTCGCTGGGACGCTGGCTGTCTATCGCCAACATCGAGTTATCATCGTTTAGGGCGTGGACTACCAGGGTATCTAATCCTGTTCGATCCCCACGCTTTCGTGCATCAGCGTCAATACCAGCTTAGTGAGCTGCCTTCGCAATCGGAGTTCTAAGACATATCTATGCATTTCACCGCTACTTGTCTTATTCCGCCCACTTCAAATGGATTCAAGCCCGTCAGTATCAAAGGCACTGCGATGGTTGAGCCACCGTATTTCACCCCTGACTTAACAGGCCGCCTACGCACCCTTTAAACCCAATAAATCCGGATAACGCTCGGATCCTCCGTATTACCGCGGCTGCTGGCACGGAGTTAGCCGATCCTTATTCTTCCAGTACATTCAGCCAGATACTCGTATCTGGGGTTATTCCTGGACAAAAGCAGTTTACAACCCATAGGGCAGTCATCCTGCACGCGGCATGGCTGGTTCAGGCTTCCGCCCATTGACCAATATTCCTTACTGCTGCCTCCCGTAGGAGTCTGGTCCGTGTCTCAGTACCAGTGTGGGGGATTCTCCTCTCAGAGCCCCTAGACATCGTCGCCTTGGTAAGCCGTTACCCTACCAACTAGCTAATGTCACGCGAGCCCATCTCTATCCTATAAATATTTAATATCTAACCGATGCCGGTCAAATATATTATGCGGTCTTAATCTCTCTTTCGAGAGGCTATCCCCCTGATAGAGGTAGGTTGCTCACGCGTTACGCACCCGTGCGCCACTCTCACCATCTTCGAGCAAGCTCTCCGATGGATCCCGTCCGACTTGCATGTATTAGGCCTGCCGCTAGCGTTCATCCTGAGCCAGGATCAAACTCTCCATTGTAAAATGAAGTTTTTGATTCCAACTATTTATAAATAATCAGAATTCTTTTTTATATCTCTGATCTTGGATCGAATTGAACGAATTACTTGAATTTGTTCATGACTTTCGACTTTCGTCTGTCTACTCGTCACGCTTACATGATTGTGTTTTCTTAAAGAACTTTGTCGCTTCAACTTCCGTATCCGCTATATTCCGATGAGCATTGCGCCCCTCTTTATCTTTTTTGTTTTCCCTCCGTTTCCGTTGGGACTGCAAAGGTAGAAATCTTTTCTGAACTTCCAAAAACTTTTTGAAGTTTTTTTCTTTTCTCTTTTTTCGATTTCCGCGTTTAAAATAAACTCAGCGGGATTCTAGATCCTGCCAAACTCACTTAAACCCTTCTTTTTTCATCGGCTCCCTCTTTCGTAGTAACCGTCCCTCCCTTGCGGAGTGGTGCAAAGATAGGAAGTTTACAAACAAACTTCCAAGCCTTTTGTTCTTATTTATTTCATTTTGGGCATAACTACCTGGAAAGATGGGAGATTCTTTTTATGAAGAAGTCTCCTGGAGCGGAACTGCAGGGACAGATGGCCGGTGAAAGGTTCTGCGGGCAGGGGACTACAGCGAGGTATCTTTCACAGGTTGTATGCAGCAGGCAGCGCCGAGCTAAACGTAAACGGCCTGCCGAATTGGTCGTATAGGGCAGCCGGCAGCTGTGCTATCACGGAATGACTGCAGAAATCGAAGTATGTGGAAAGGCACACCGCCGGGGCTCATGACCGGTATCTTGCCCAGGTTGTATGCTGCAGGCAGCGCCGAGCTGAATGTAAACGGCCGCAAACATGGTCGTATCGGGCGGCCAATGCAGGGCATTTAAACCTACATCATATCATAGGTTAGTTTAGGGTTTAGTTAGGGTTTAGTTAGGGTTAGTTTAGGTTTAGTATAGGTTGAACCCATACTAAACCTAACTTAAGGCTAAGCTATAGGTAAACAAATTCTACACTAAGGGTCAAGAATATAGTAACTATGTGTTTTTTTAGGGATAAGAAACCGCGATAACTAAGGATAACACCAAGGTCAAATACGAGTTTAACCGTAGCACCAACCCTAGCTTATCTATGCCGAAAAATAGCTTTTATAATATAAATACGCGTATATGCTAAAGATAAAGGAGCACTAATCCCAGTTACGTAACCAAAATTTGCATTATGAAAATGCGTTCAGACCAGTAATATCTTGACCTGTGATCAATAAATGGATATCATGAGTTCCCTCATAGGTAATTACAGACTCCAGGTTCATCATATGCCGCATTATTGGGAATTCACCGACAATCCCCATTCCGCCAAGGATTTGTCTGGATTCACGCGCAATCTGCAACGCCATATTCACATTGTTCCTTTTGGCCATCGAGATTTGCTGTGGTGTCGCGCGTCCTTCATTTTTGAGTACACCTAAACGCCACGATAACAACTGCGCCTTGGTAATTTCCGTAAGAAATTCTGCAAGTTTCTTTTGCTGCAATTGAAAACCAGCAATTGGCTTACCAAACTGACAGCGCTCCTGCGCGTACTGAACGGCAGTTTCATAACAATCTATTGCTGCTCCAATAACGCCCCATGAAATCCCATAGCGGGCCGAATTCAAACAGGAAAGCGGTCCCCGCATTGAATTTACACCTGGAAGCACATTTTCTGCCGGGATAAAAACATCATGAAAAACCAATTCACCTGTTTTGGAGGCGCGCAACGACCATTTGTGAACGGTTTCTGGAGTTTCAAAACCGGCCATTCCACGCTCAACGATCACCCCTCTGACTTTTCCAGATTCATCCCTCGCCCAAACGACAGCAATATCACATACGGGTGAGTTGGTGATCCACATCTTTGCTCCATTTAATAAAAAACCATCTCCTTTTGCCGTCAATTTCGTTTCCATTCCACCCGGATCAGAACCATGATTAGGCTCAGTAAGACCAAAAGAGCCGACTAGCTCCCCAGAAGCCAGCCGCGGCAAATATTTAACACGCTGTTCCTCGCTACCATAGCTGTAAATCGGAAACATCACCAAAGAGGATTGCACGGAAGCTGCCGACCGAATGGCCGAGTCACCAGCTTCCAATTCCTGCATGATCAAGCCATACGAGATCTGATCCAAACCAGCTCCGCCATATTCAGTCGGAATATAAGGGCCCAAGGCTCCAATAGCACCTAATTTTGGCATCAAGCCAGCAATAGCACGATGCTCCTGTGCCGCATCTTCAATGAAAGGCTTTATCTCTGTTTTCACAAAATAGCGGACAGACTGCCGTATCAGTTTATGTTCTTCGGACAATAAATCATCCACTTGATAATAATCGTTATTGATCTGTTTAGTCATCATATAGTCTACATTAGCTTATCTAAGATAAAGAATATTTTCTCACTGAACAATATTCAGCATAAACTTGATAAAAAAAAACTTATTTCATATATTTATATCATTCAGCGAATAAAATAAACCATTATGATAAAATCAGCGCTTAAAACACTTGGGATATCTTCTCAAAATTTAGGGTCGTCAACTGGACAGCAATGGTTTTCCGAAGGTAAAGAATTCGAATCCATTTCACCTGTCGATGGAAAACTCATCGCAAAAATAAAAGGCAGCCATAGTAAAGACTATGACGCAGTTGTTCAGCAGGCTGCTGATGCTTTTTTACAATGGCGTCTGTTGCCCGCTCCGAAAAGAGGGGACATTGTTCGCCAGTTGGGAGACAAACTTCGTGAACTGAAACCCATCCTCGGAAAGCTAGTTTCCTATGAAATGGGTAAATCTTATCAGGAGGGTATGGGCGAAGTACAGGAAATGATAGATATCTGCGATTTCGCTTTGGGTCTATCCCGCCAATTATATGGCAACACCATTCACTCGGAACGCCCGGGGCACCGTATGTACGACCAATATCACCCCTTGGGCGTGGTGGGTGTTATTACCGCATTCAATTTTCCAGTAGCCGTTTGGGCCTGGAACACTGCGCTAGCCTTAGTCTGCGGAAATACGGTGGTGTGGAAGCCTAGCGAAAAAACGCCATTATGTGCCCTAGCTTGCCAAAAAATACTTTCAGAAATCTTACATCACAACGGACTACCTGAAGGAATATCCAACCTGATTACAGGCGACAGGCAAGCCGGAAAGTGGCTCGCCGCAGACAGTCGCATTGCTTTAATTTCTGCCACAGGCTCTACCCGTATGGGAAAAGAAGTCGCCGTTACTGTAGCGCAACGTCTTGGCAAGACTCTTTTAGAACTTGGTGGAAACAATGCAATCATCGTGACGCCCGATGCAGACTTAAAAATGACCATTATCGGCGCCGTCTTTGGAGCTGTAGGTACTGCTGGACAACGCTGTACGAGTACGCGAAGACTTATTATCCATGAGCGCATTTATGAAGAGGTAAAAAAACTATTGACTAAAGCGTATGGTCAACTAAAAATTGGAGACCCTTTGGATACGAAAAATCATGTAGGACCATTAATCGACAAAGACGCCGTAAAATCATACTTAAACGCACTGGAAAACATTAAAAAACAAGGAGGAAAATTGCTAATTAAGGGAAAGGTTCTTGAAGGTAAGGGATATGAAAGCGGATGTTATGTGCAGCCAGTCATTGCAGAAGTGGAAAACCATTATGAAATCGTACAGCAAGAGACCTTTGCCCCAATTCTTTATTTGATCAAATATAAGGGGGATATCCGTGCCGCTATAGATCTTCAAAACAGTGTTGGCCAGGGGTTGTCTTCTGCAGTCATGACAAACAATCTGCAGGAAGCTGAGCTGTTTCTAAGTGCTGCCGGGCTCTGATTGCGGTATTGCCAATGTCAATATCGGCACTTCAGGAGCCGAAATCGGAGGTGCCTTTGGAGGCGAAAAAGAAACTGGTGGCGGTCGGGAATCTGGGTCAGATGCCTGGAAAGCCTACATGCGCCGTCAGACAAACACCATCAATTATACGACTGATCTGCCGTTGGCACAAGGGATCAAATTTGATTTATAAACCATTTACACACAAAACTATGAACAACGTACATGAAAGATTAAGCAAACATATATTAGCCGATGGGTTTCCTTTGGTTATGGATATGGAAAAATCCCATGGTTCTTATGTCGTAGATGAAGATGGTGACGAATACCTGGATATGTTCAGCATGTTTGCATCGATGGCCGTGGGCTACAATCACCCCCATTTGGTCAAACAAGGTGATTTTTTAGGTAAAATGGCCGTCAATAAACCTGCCATGTCGGATATCTACCCCAAAGAGTTTGCTGATTTTGTCGACACTTTTGACCGTGTAGCCATACCGAAAGAACTCCCCTATGCCTTTTTCATCTCGGGGGGAACACTCGCCGTTGAAAATGCCTTAAAAGCTGCCTTCGACTGGAAGACAAGGCTTAATTTCGCACAGGGAATACAAAAGGAAGCCAGCCAGGTCATTCACTTTAAACAGGCTTTTCATGGTAGATCGGGCTATACCCTGTCATTAACGAATACACAAGACCCCAGAAAATACCTTTATTTTCCAAAGTTCAACTGGCCACGCATTACCAATCCGAAGTTGAGCTATCCCTTAACAAGCGAACATATCGATCAGACGATTGCTTTGGAGGAAAAAGCTGTCTCGGAAATACGTCAGGCGATCACGGCTAACCCCAACAATATTGCCTGCATTATTATTGAACCGATACAGGGTGAAGGTGGCGACAACCATTTTCGAAAGGAATTTTTCGTACAGCTTCGTCAAATCTGTGATGAAAATCAGATCCTCTTAATTTTTGACGAAGTACAGACGGGATTGGGAATCACTGGAAAAATGTGGGCTTACCAACATTACAATGTAATTCCCGATATCATTGCTTTTGGCAAAAAAGCACAGGTCTGTGGGATACTGGCCAGCAAAGAAAAATTTGATCAAGTGGAACATCATGTTTTCAAAGAATCCAGTCGTATCAATTCAACATTTGGTGGCGATTTTATGGATATGCTGCGCTTCAAATTAATTCTTGAAGTCATAGAACAGGAAAATCTCGTTCAAAATGCGGCCGAAAAAGGACACTACCTGCAAGAGGAGCTCCAGAAGTTAATGGCAAAAAAAACACAGCTGTCTAATTTAAGGGGTAAGGGACTATTTGTTGCATTGGATTTTGACGCTGAAAGCGAGCGCAATGCATTTATCAAGAATGCCTATGCAAATAAGCTTATCATGTTAGGTTGTGGTGAGAAGAGTATCCGTTTTAGACCGCACCTTAATGTGAGTTATGAGGATATCGATAAAACAATAGCAATTATAGAAAAGAGTATTTTGTAAAAAATAAGCAATGCTAAAAAGCTTCAATGTAGCCCATAGCATTGCCTATTTTTTTTATAATCTATCTATCTCTACATACATTGGGACGGTCAATATCGACCAGTTCTGAAATTCCGTACTCATCAAACAGGTCTAAGAGAGCATCTGTACCTTCTTCAAGTTTGTAATCCATCTCTTCTTTATATACAGGGATCATTGCATAAAAATTGATCAGATTACCATCTTTGGTCTTTAACTCCAAAAATTCCTCATCAAAACTTAGCATAGGCGGAAGCAGCAACATACAACCGAAACCTGTATTTGCAATATCCTCGGCTTCCATCCCATTAGGAATGGTATGCCCATATCCCAACCAGGTTTTGTACTCATGTGGAAACCGCGCTAATCTTTTCAAAAAGTAGACCGGCCAATAATTATTGTCATCCTGAAATTCCTCTTCTCCGATCTTCCAATCAGCGGGCAGCACAACCATTAGCTCTGCGCGCTCATAAGACTCTTTGTTTTCCACTTCATCTGGAACATGCATAGCCAGGTCACTCATGCCCGAAGTAACCAATATATGATATGGATAGTTTGCACTTGGTTTAATCCAATGCACATCGATATGAACCAATTCGGAGATAATCTCATGGAATACCATATCGGGTTCGGCAATATATTTGGTCAAATGCTCCTCGATTTCATCCAGATAAACACATTGTACCTCCGGAAATAAGTTTTTAGGATCCTTATCATCAGATTGATCTTCATAACGGTAGACCGTAGAACCTCCGGCAGTAATTTCTGTATCTTTTTTTTCGGACGGAGATTCTTCCTCTTCGCCGCTCATAATTTTTTTGACTTTATCCCAAAATGACATATTATCTTATAAATGGTGAAAATTTAAGCTATTCTTTTCTTATCAATTTATTCGATCACAGCAACGACAGGTTGCCTGAATCTTGTTTTAACCGGTTTTCCCTTGACCTGACCAGGCATCCATTGTGGCGACCGGCGCATAGCAGACAACACAGCCTTTGCAAACTCGGGGCTTACCTTATCGGGATTCTCGATTTCAATATTACAGATCGCTCCATCTTCACAAACAATAAATTTCAGCATTGCCGTCTGCCGAGATCCATATTTTGCATAGGCCACACTGTCCATTGCCCTGATTGTTCCCGACAAATCCAGGTTATTTTGCAAAAATCTGGACCAGGCCACCACCCCGCCCTTAAAATAGGGAAAATCATCAACGTGCTGTGCAATACTGTCTGCAGGAATATCCCGTTTAGCAATCACTTGTGCACTTGCGGAAGTACACAATACCATAAAAAGTAGAATTGAAAAAAAAGTCTTAAATCCCGTTAAATACATAACCTATCCTATCCATAATCGTACCATTTAACGGTTGTATAAAATCATTTATTGCGTTAAGCAATAAATGATTAATTCAGTGGCATATCAACTTGAGCAACAAAATCTCCGTTTTCATCAACAAGAAAACTGATCGGATGCTCTGGATTTTTAATAATCTCGAATAAAGTCAATCCCCAGGGTTTCCAAAAATTTTCCAAAACTTGGCCATAAGTCTTATTTTGCCAATGATCAAAGATAGGTTTCATCGACATATCCGCTAATGGCATAGGTTCAACATAGACTTTTTGCGGGGTGTTTAGATAGGTATAATCTGGCAAACGGTTAAATAAGTAGGCTGAATAAAAATAGCGTGCACACAATTCTTCAAACTGGATCGGGTGTAATGTTTTGCCCGCAATGACTTTGAGAATATCCTCGTGATAAATATTGTTTGTCGCATTATCTTGAAGACAGGCAACTACAGCAAAGTCCTTCATACGGATCGAGAAGATCAACGTATTAATTTCATCACGATACATAAATGTATCAGGTGCATTCTCAACAGGTACAACAACCAATGAAAATGGGAATGTATTTTCAAACTCCATCGGTACAACCAGCGACTGCAACATCGCATGCAGATTTGTAAAACGCTGTGCAAGTGCCTGAGAGAAGTTCATATCTTCACCAGAAGCTTTTTGCTGCCGAATTCCCGCAAGAATTTCATTAAAAACCACCCCATAGATGATTTTTGTCATCCATTGAAACAACAGTAGAGGTTCTAACTGTTTAACCGCTTTATATCCCTGCTCAAATGACTGCTCTACCTCCTTTTCCATTTGCTCAATCGCCGCTGCCGCCGCCATGGAACACGGTAGTTTCAACGATTTGTAAGTAACCAGATTCTCATCCAGCATTTTAAAAGGTTTATCTTCCAATTGAAAAGATTTCATCATCCATACAGGAAACACCTGAATGGATTCTTCTTTCGACTGAAGCTTATTCCCTGTTAAAAAACAAATAGCTGAATCAAACTGAAATTGTTTGAATGGATTATACAAAGTTGTCGCCATAATGCGGACAAAGTTAAAACAAATCGAAAAGTCCACAAGAAAAGCAAATTCTTATTACGATAGGGTGACTTGCATCCTTAAACTTATTTTATTTTCAGAAATTATTGAAAATTCAAAAACTTTAAATACCTTTGATATAGGCAATCACAAAAAGCATGGGAAAGCCAATCGGTTCAATAGTCCGATAAAAACAAATGAGGTATTGGCAAAATAAAAGCACGATGGAATTACAAGAAGCAAAACAACAGTTCATAGACACCTGGGGCGCATTAGGTTCTGAATGGGGGATCAACAAATCTGTTGCTCAGGTTCATGCCCTACTCCTTTCCGCAAGCAATCCCATGTCTACAGATGAGATTATGGAAAAGTTGGTGATCTCCCGCGGGAATGCCAATATGAGTATCCGGCAATTGATCGATTATGGTATTGTCTACAAAAAACATATTGCTGGTGATCGAAAGGAATATTTCGTCGCAGAGAAAGAGGTCTTAAAATGGGCGATGAAAATTGCAGTGATGCGTAAGCAGAAAGAGCTTGACCCCGTTATGGATATTCTTAAGGATATAAGCCGAAATACCGAGAAAGATCAGACGGCAGAGGGTAAGGAATTCCATAAAACGGTAAAGGACATCCAAAATCTGACGGATCAACTCGAAACTATTGCCAACAAGATTTTCAATACTAGCGGTGGAGATTTATTAATTAAATTGATCAAATTAATGATGTAGCATCATGAACTTCAATATTCTAGCCTACGCAATCTACGGTCTGCTCACCTGTTATGTTATTCTTTGGGTCGGTCGGTTATTTCATAAAAATGGTCGGATTTTTATCCTATCACTTTTCCGCCAGGAGGTCAACTTGGCTGACACAACAAACAACTTATTGCTGCTGGGATATTATCTGTTCAACATTGGTTATGCAATCTTACAATTTAGTTATTGGCGGCAAATTGAATCATTTGATGAAATGATCAGCAGCATTGCCTTTAAAACAGGACGATTACTTTTTGTCCTTGTTGGGTTACATTACTTCAATATGCTCAGTATTTACTTTTTCGCAAAAAGAAAGAATTCATTAACCATTAAACATTAATATCATGGGAAATTTAACAGTTATCGGGTACTTTATTTACTTACCCATTGCAATAGGTTTAACCTATTATGTTGCCTACGTGCTCTTTAAAAACAGCCTTGTTTACATGAATGATATCTTTGCAGGTAGGCCGGAGGTAGCCCATGCGACCAACAACCTCTTTCGCATCGGATTCTATCTGATGAATTTGGGATTTGCGCTATATATCCTTGAAATCAGCCTGTACAAGCCGAGCGTTCAAGAACTCATTGAACGTCTGAGTTATAAAATCGGTGGATTTAGCATATATCTTGGCGTAATGCTCTTTCTTAATATGTTTCTCTTCTTTAGGGGCAAACGAATTGCTAAACAAAGAAGAGCAATGGATACTACTTACGATAGTTAATCTGAAAGCTTCTCAAATAGAAATACCATGGATAAAATAGTCATTGCTGGAGGGACAGGTTTTGTTGGACAATATCTTTCCAAGAGATTTCAAACTTTAGGTTTTCAAGTTGTCGTGATTGGGCGTCGACGGGGCACTATTCAATGGACTGATCATTCCAGCATTTCTGAGGCGCTGGAAAATGCGGCCATCCTAATCAATCTAGCTGGAAAAACTGTCAACTGTCGATATACTGAAAAAAATAAAGCCGAAATATTTTCTTCGAGAACAGATACGACATCGATTCTCGGTGAACTAGTAGCAGGCTGTACCAATCCACCACAATTGTGGCTCAACTCTAGTACGGCGACCATTTATCGGCACGCCGAAGATCGTCCAATGACCGAAAGTTCGGGGGAGATCGGAACAGGTTTTTCCGTTGATGTTGCAACACTATGGGAAAAGACTTTTTTCGACTTCAAATTGGAAAAGACAAGACAGGTGGCACTTCGGATGGCGATTGTTTTGGGCTCGAATGGTGGTGTTATCCTGCCTTTTAAAAATCTTGTCCGTGCTGGACTAGGGGGTATACAGGGTAATGGCCGGCAATATTTTAGCTGGATCCATATCGAAGATCTTTTTCAGATCATCCAGTTCTTACGATGCCATGACGACATTAGTGGCGTCATCAATTGTGCGGCTCCCCACCCGATAATGAATAAGACTTTTATGGCGACTTTTCGACAAGTAATGAACCGTAACATTGGTCTACCATCTCCCAAATGGCTACTGGAAATAGGCGCTGCTTTAATTGGTACGGAGACAGAGCTGCTTTTAAAAAGCCGTTGGGTATTACCTGAAAAGTTGGAGAATAGTGGATTTACATTTAGGTTTCCAACGATATCAAGTGCTTTACAGGATATTCTACAGCGGGGGTAAAAATTGAAAAGATAAACGTGGGGTAAACCAATTTATCCCACGTTAACCTTAAAATTTTCAAATACAAGCGGCGCAGTAACAATAGCACCCTCGTTATTTTTCACCCCTTTAAACTCGGAGGTTTTTCCTTTCTCCAACAGGTTCTTCATCTCTTTTTCGTCGAGAAAGATACCATTCAATGTCCGCCAGATCTTAAAATCACATCCACGGGCATAATGGTCGCATTGGGCTACTTTATCGTAGAGCAAAATTAATCCCTGCTCACATTTCGGACATTTTATCTTTCCTTTTTGTTGAGGTTTAACTTCCTCTTGCGCGAGAGAAATCCGCAGCGTCAACAGTTCTTTTGTAATTTTGGCCGTATAGTCCTTAATATGTTTCATAAAAACATCATAGGACACTTTATTGGCTCGCATTTCCTCCAGCTTCTGCTCCCATTTACCGGTCAAGGTTACCTTGGCAATGGAACGATCTTTTACAAGATTGTATACCGCAAGTCCTTTTTCCGTTGGGATCAGTTTTTTCTTGTCGCGCTTAATATAATCCCGCTGGAAAAGTGTTTCGATAGTTGCGGCTCGTGTAGCAGGTGTACCAAGTCCACAGTCCTTCATAGCCTGCCGCATTTCATCGTCTTCAATTTCCTTTCCCGAAGTTTCCATGGCCTTCAATAAGGAGGCTTCGGTATGTATGGGTCTTGCTTTGGTAAAACGTTCGGCAAGTTCGAGGGTCAGAATCTGCAATAATTCCTCGGCTAACAGCTTCGGTAACTGCGCATTCTCATTATCCTGATCGTCATTGTTTTTATCTTCATCGGGCGCTTCGATCTGCTCCGCGGAAAGACGCCAGCCGTATTGCTTGATTACAGTACCTTTGGCGATAAGTTCAACCCCCTGCGCATCAATTGTCACGGTGGTAATATCTTTTATACATACTTCCGAGAAACTTTCCACCATGCGCTTGGCGATCATATTGTAAACATTCTGTTGCTCTTTGAGCATGGGACCCGGCTTTTCATCCGTCACCAATAGGGCGTGGTGATCGGTTACCTTTTTGTCATCGACAGAACGTTTGTTCAATTTTGCACCGATCAGATTTTTTGCGATCGATGCGATGGATTCATCTGCGGTATCCGACAAATGTTGAAAAAGTGCGCCAATTTCTTCAAAAACATCCTCACCGATGTAACGGGAACCCGTACGCGGATAAGTGATGACCTTCTTTTCGTAAAGTGTTTGCGCAATACTCAGTGTCTGATCGGCCGAATAACCATACTTCTTATTTGCATCCTGTTGCAGCGATGTCAAATCAAATAGCAAGGGCGGTTGCTCTTTTGTTTCTTTGGCTTCCACCTTTGCCACGCGGGCATTGGAACCAACGGTCAATCGCGCAATGGTTTGCTCGGCGACATCCTTTTTATCGATCTTATTGGAGGTTGCCTTAAAACTGATATTATCTTTTTCAAAACCGGCCTGAATTTTATAGAATGCCTGGGGTTTAAAGTCTTTATTTTCCAGATAGCGCGAACAGATCATGGCCAAGGTTGGCGTCTGAACGCGGCCCAAAGAAAGTAATCCTTTATTCCCGGCCGCCAAGGTGATGGCCTGCGTCGCATTGATACCGATTAGCCAGTCCGATTCCGAACG
The genomic region above belongs to Sphingobacterium zeae and contains:
- a CDS encoding acyl-CoA dehydrogenase family protein; the encoded protein is MMTKQINNDYYQVDDLLSEEHKLIRQSVRYFVKTEIKPFIEDAAQEHRAIAGLMPKLGAIGALGPYIPTEYGGAGLDQISYGLIMQELEAGDSAIRSAASVQSSLVMFPIYSYGSEEQRVKYLPRLASGELVGSFGLTEPNHGSDPGGMETKLTAKGDGFLLNGAKMWITNSPVCDIAVVWARDESGKVRGVIVERGMAGFETPETVHKWSLRASKTGELVFHDVFIPAENVLPGVNSMRGPLSCLNSARYGISWGVIGAAIDCYETAVQYAQERCQFGKPIAGFQLQQKKLAEFLTEITKAQLLSWRLGVLKNEGRATPQQISMAKRNNVNMALQIARESRQILGGMGIVGEFPIMRHMMNLESVITYEGTHDIHLLITGQDITGLNAFS
- the lat gene encoding L-lysine 6-transaminase, which translates into the protein MNNVHERLSKHILADGFPLVMDMEKSHGSYVVDEDGDEYLDMFSMFASMAVGYNHPHLVKQGDFLGKMAVNKPAMSDIYPKEFADFVDTFDRVAIPKELPYAFFISGGTLAVENALKAAFDWKTRLNFAQGIQKEASQVIHFKQAFHGRSGYTLSLTNTQDPRKYLYFPKFNWPRITNPKLSYPLTSEHIDQTIALEEKAVSEIRQAITANPNNIACIIIEPIQGEGGDNHFRKEFFVQLRQICDENQILLIFDEVQTGLGITGKMWAYQHYNVIPDIIAFGKKAQVCGILASKEKFDQVEHHVFKESSRINSTFGGDFMDMLRFKLILEVIEQENLVQNAAEKGHYLQEELQKLMAKKTQLSNLRGKGLFVALDFDAESERNAFIKNAYANKLIMLGCGEKSIRFRPHLNVSYEDIDKTIAIIEKSIL
- a CDS encoding suppressor of fused domain protein: MSGEEEESPSEKKDTEITAGGSTVYRYEDQSDDKDPKNLFPEVQCVYLDEIEEHLTKYIAEPDMVFHEIISELVHIDVHWIKPSANYPYHILVTSGMSDLAMHVPDEVENKESYERAELMVVLPADWKIGEEEFQDDNNYWPVYFLKRLARFPHEYKTWLGYGHTIPNGMEAEDIANTGFGCMLLLPPMLSFDEEFLELKTKDGNLINFYAMIPVYKEEMDYKLEEGTDALLDLFDEYGISELVDIDRPNVCRDR
- a CDS encoding energy transducer TonB; translation: MVLCTSASAQVIAKRDIPADSIAQHVDDFPYFKGGVVAWSRFLQNNLDLSGTIRAMDSVAYAKYGSRQTAMLKFIVCEDGAICNIEIENPDKVSPEFAKAVLSAMRRSPQWMPGQVKGKPVKTRFRQPVVAVIE
- a CDS encoding GbsR/MarR family transcriptional regulator, with product MELQEAKQQFIDTWGALGSEWGINKSVAQVHALLLSASNPMSTDEIMEKLVISRGNANMSIRQLIDYGIVYKKHIAGDRKEYFVAEKEVLKWAMKIAVMRKQKELDPVMDILKDISRNTEKDQTAEGKEFHKTVKDIQNLTDQLETIANKIFNTSGGDLLIKLIKLMM
- a CDS encoding TIGR01777 family oxidoreductase — its product is MDKIVIAGGTGFVGQYLSKRFQTLGFQVVVIGRRRGTIQWTDHSSISEALENAAILINLAGKTVNCRYTEKNKAEIFSSRTDTTSILGELVAGCTNPPQLWLNSSTATIYRHAEDRPMTESSGEIGTGFSVDVATLWEKTFFDFKLEKTRQVALRMAIVLGSNGGVILPFKNLVRAGLGGIQGNGRQYFSWIHIEDLFQIIQFLRCHDDISGVINCAAPHPIMNKTFMATFRQVMNRNIGLPSPKWLLEIGAALIGTETELLLKSRWVLPEKLENSGFTFRFPTISSALQDILQRG